One Nicotiana tabacum cultivar K326 chromosome 23, ASM71507v2, whole genome shotgun sequence genomic window, atgttggaaaagtaaactagggagtggagaccctatgtctaaaatcatcaactagggagtggagaccctatgttggaaaaacagactcgggagtggagactctatgtctaaaaatatcaactagggaatggagaccctatgttggaaaagcgactagggagtggagaccctttgtctaaaataattattaactagggagtggagaccctatgttggaaaagtaaactagggagtggagaccctatgtctaaaataaaatcaactagggagtgaagaccctatgttggaaaagcgactagggaatggagaccctatgtctaaaataatcatcaactagggattgaaaaccctatgttgaaaaagcagactagagaatggagaccctatgtctaaaaatatcaactagggagtgaagaccctatgttggaaaatagactagggagtggagaccctatgtctaaaataaaatcaattagggagtagagaccctatgttagaaagggCGACCAGGGAGTCGAGACAGATTATCAATTTCCTGTTACAAACAGAtgattactattttttttttcagcaATGATTACTATTCCGAAAATTAATGATAGACACtgaattttaaaaatagaaaaaatatataatttaataaccaagcttttaaataaatatatactGTTTGAAATTTGATTAAAATGCAAAGGACTTAAGAATACGGAAATTGTTGTGGAGTTTCCTCGTAGGAAAACAAAACTTTCCTTATACTTTTAATAGTAgtgtatatattattttatggcttAGTTGATGAGTTGGgactattttattttttcttctctttgtaACGAACTTTAAAATccttataattttaaatattaaaatttcttacttagttcaaataaggaatgatttaaaaaaatagttacaaggaaaataattaaatgattattcctAATTAGTAGGAAATTAATTAAATGctattcctaaatattaaaaaaaaattaattgaatgactattttgtccaatagaaactctattttaaaagaataaaaaatgcGAATGATAATTTATTAAGCGCATTCGTACTTTTAATACAGCATAGATATATAATATAGTCGTAGTAGTAGCAATTAAAATTGAATTCCCAAATCACGATGTGTTGACAACCGGAGGGCTAAGCTCAAATACCACTTCATTTCCACCCGtagatttttcttcttttaaatcacTTTTCCTTTCTATTGCTGCCATTTGCCACTTGACAGTCACCAAATTTAGCTGTGACCAAGTGGCTCCTCATAGTCCTATGTCCTTTTAATAATTTGCACCTAAGTTCTACGTGTAACATTTGCTATCCTTATCATTACTAATACCATTGATATCTCAATGATTGcaccatttctttttttttttttagtaaaagcATCAGTTAACTTGTCATCTGCAACCAAACACGTACACATCTCGGACTAGCTTGCTTTCATCTCAATTATTTCATTATGTAGTAGTTATCTTTCATCAGCATAAATCGAGAAACTCGGCACAccaaaatttaaataaatgaTAAGCATTTTAAACTCTCGATAAGCAGCCTGGAGGTCGAATATTAGGATTTTAGATTAATAGGTAATCGAGAATTTCTCCTAGTCTAACCAACAGAGTTAGGACTAGTCTTATATTTTACTATTTACAGTTCCTTGTTATTACACTGTATCATTCTTACCCGTAGTCGGGCATTATTCTTGTATTTCCATATTCCTAATCTTTGATGTTACATATTGTGTCACTTGCTTTCATTATCATATTACTTTGTTGATACCATTGATTGTTTTtcgcttccttttctttttttgagcagagggtctaccggaaacaacCTCTATACCTTCATaatgtaggggtaaggtctacgaaCACACTACACTcaccagaccccacttgtgagattccACTAATTTTACTgtattgtattaaaatcagaaaCACTTGCATGCACAAAGTAATGAAAATTTCCAGTACAATAACCAGCACGCTGACAACGACATAGAGATTCCAACAAAGCACAATATTATGAAGATAATTTATTAAATCACATGAATTGAAATAagttttatttcatttcattaaATCTAAGAATACAAAGCCATTCCACAGACTATGTAAGAGGATGGATGGCAATAAATTCCTTGAACGTCCATATATTACACCCATTACAACCCCTAGAAAAATTAGTGGTAACATCCTTTGTACATTAAAATGTGCTAAAGCAAATGCAACCGAACTCATAAGAATTGAACACCATACAGGCATATATTTTGTCAGTGAAGGAAGGAGGAATCCCCTAAATACAATCTCCTCCCAAAGAGGGGCACACACAACAAGTACCAACGCGTACAGCGCCATCGCCACTGGATCTCGTGCCAATATAGACTGCTCCACACTAGAGAGAGTTACGGGAGTTGAAGGGAGAACAGGCAATAGGTCCAGGTTGAACTGTGAGAGACGGTTCACCAATGGAAACATGAGACATCCGAGAAGAACGTCGAAGAGCCAGTTCCCTTTCAGACTAAACTTGAACCAATCTGATGGAAGGGGACGAAAACGAGATAGACAGCGTTTAAGAATTAGGATTCCAGCAAGACCCTCAGTTACATCGGTCAAAAGGCTGAACAAAGCCTGCCCTCTGAATGTGAGCGATTCTTTGCTAATACCTACCATATAGGCTCCAAAAGGAATCATCCAAGAACCTATAAACCAAAATGAGACTATCCAAAGAAGCATAACCTGCACAACCACAGCTCTGGTCGATAAGAGGTTACCACGTGACACACATAACATAGATAAGTTGAAAACTACAAGTATGTGTTATAACAACATGTATAAGGAAACACAATGTCTCTCGTATAACATTCAAGTCATGATTAGCAATCACTGGAGGTGTAAAAACTATGTCGAGCTGTACAAAGTCGGGGACAACAAGGTTGGAAAACGAAAAATTGAGGATGGTTAGGTAGTAGAACTAGGTAACTTAAAGAGGGAAATAAGCATTTTATGTACCAGTTTCATTGCTAGATAGACTACTTAAGACCTACACTCGGAGCCTGTGCAGAAATTGGACAACTACTCTGAAACTATTTTTTTAGTTATAGATAATTCTGATTTTCGTTTTTTCCTTTCCTTGTAAATAAGTGCAACTATCATGAGTATGACCTCCACTGAGGTATATCTCCTGACACATAATTGAATAAGGCaacctctttcttttcttttccctttttttaggTGGGATACGTTGGTACAAAGTAACTTGACAAACGAACAAACTACAGTCATGCCTTCACAGCCAGTAACTTAGGCACGATAACTTCGGCACGATGAGAAAAAAAATTGTACACTGAGTCTTGGTTAGGCCTCATCATTAAGAAGGAAGACACTTTACCTGAAGGATGGTCTCAGCTGTCCATGGAACAGTCCATGGTTTTCCGATCGCTATAAATACTACATCTGCAGCCTGAAAAGCATGAAGCTCTCGTTAAACGTGAGAAAAGATTGTCTTTAGTAATTGATCATCTGTGTCAATAATTAACAAATACTCATCAAAGAAAAGTCTTCCTGCAAGGATGTGGAGCAATGAGCCTAAAGCATATCTATAAAGAATAGTTCTTGTCTTCTTGAAGGCCCTAATCTCCGAATTAACTAATGCACAGCACATGGACTCAACACTCTGGTGAACCTGTTTGAGACACATAGGGCAGTTGCCCTTTTGGCATACAGTTATCCATTGGAAAGAAGGGATTTGGATAGCATGCTTGGCAAAAGATGGGATTGTAGAAAATATgttttttctctttcctttttcagCAGActacaaggacaaagaaaaagattAAAACTAGCAAATCTAAGATGAAGCTTTTGTTACCAATACAAAAGTTCAAGGGACTTAGAAAGTGATTTCTAATTGTGGAAGAATGTCATTATAAACAACGTTTAAATGGTTCATAGAAGGAACTAATTTCAAACTCTCATGTAATAATTGCCTTCTAGATTCAAATGTATCCTCGGGAAAGCTAACTCCTGTTCAGCAGAAATGATGGTGGGTTCTCCTTAAGAAATACAATTTGATACAGGTAATACTAGTCAAGACAGAAGGTTGCCATGAAAAATAAAGCAACAGAAAAAACATACAACACACTCTCCATCCCCCACCCccccaccccaaaaaaaa contains:
- the LOC107821891 gene encoding uncharacterized protein LOC107821891, which translates into the protein MYSIPPFAHKIRASYLYHNQIGLMLSSNYTHSFPQRPLLSTSAPKFRVSTFSPKSLPTLPHRVKISEPHHRISTKRWKISCFRNEEPSPGASNPEFIDEVLHEELKKPEIDKPGVEKRNWISRLREAADVVFIAIGKPWTVPWTAETILQVMLLWIVSFWFIGSWMIPFGAYMVGISKESLTFRGQALFSLLTDVTEGLAGILILKRCLSRFRPLPSDWFKFSLKGNWLFDVLLGCLMFPLVNRLSQFNLDLLPVLPSTPVTLSSVEQSILARDPVAMALYALVLVVCAPLWEEIVFRGFLLPSLTKYMPVWCSILMSSVAFALAHFNVQRMLPLIFLGVVMGVIYGRSRNLLPSILLHSLWNGFVFLDLMK